In one Ananas comosus cultivar F153 linkage group 12, ASM154086v1, whole genome shotgun sequence genomic region, the following are encoded:
- the LOC109718444 gene encoding shaggy-related protein kinase alpha-like isoform X2, with translation MASVTMGPPTVLKNADGGSIPVERLPDVMNDMKIRDDKEVEAMVVDGNGTETGHIIVTTIGGRNGQPKQTISYMAERIVGHGSFGVVFQAKCLETGEMVAIKKVLQDKRYKNRELQTMRMLDHPNVVSLKHCFFSTTEKDELYLNLVLEYVPETVNRVIKHYNKMNQRMPLIYVKLYLYQILRALAYIHGIGVCHRDIKPQNLLVNPHTHQLKLCDFGSAKVLVKGEPNISYICSRYYRAPELIFGATEYTTAIDIWSAGCVLGELLLGQPLFPGESGVDQLVEIIKILGTPTREEIKCMNPNYTEFKFPQIKAHPWHKIFHKRMPAEAVDLVSRLLQYSPHLRSTALEALIHPFFDELRDPNTRLPNGRSFPPLFNFKPHELKGAPMEIVVKLIPEHARHQCPLLGL, from the exons ATGGCTTCTGTGACTATGGGGCCTCCAACTGTGCTAAAAAATGCCGACGGTGGGAGTATTCCAGTGGAGAGATTACCTGACGTAATGAATGACATGAAAATAAGGGATGATAAG GAAGTGGAAGCAATGGTTGTTGATGGGAATGGGACGGAAACAGGCCACATTATTGTGACAACTATTGGTGGTCGAAATGGCCAACCTAAACAG ACTATAAGTTACATGGCAGAGCGCATTGTTGGGCATGGATCTTTTGGAGTTGTGTTTCAG GCAAAGTGTTTGGAGACTGGTGAAATGGTAGCAATCAAGAAGGTTCTTCAGGACAAGAGGTATAAGAATCGTGAGCTGCAAACCATGCGAATGCTCGATCACCCAAATGTGGTGTCTCTGAAGCACTGCTTCTTTTCAACCACTGAAAAGGATGAGCTTTATCTTAATTTGGTGCTCGAGTATGTGCCCGAGACAGTTAACCGTGTAATCAAGCACTACAACAAGATGAACCAGCGCATGCCATTGATATACGTGAAACTCTACCTGTATCAA ATTTTAAGAGCATTGGCTTATATTCATGGTATCGGTGTGTGCCACAGAGATATCAAACCACAAAATCTTTTG GTCAATCCTCACACACACCAGCTGAAACTATGTGATTTTGGAAGTGCAAAGGTTTTG GTGAAAGGGGAACCCAACATATCTTACATTTGCTCTAGATATTATAGAGCTCCTGAACTCATTTTCGGTGCCACAGAGTACACAACAGCTATCGACATTTGGTCTGCAGGTTGTGTTCTGGGTGAGCTGCTTTTGGGACAG CCTCTTTTTCCTGGTGAGAGTGGAGTTGATCAGCTGGTTGAAATTATTAAG ATTCTGGGTACCCCAACTAGAGAAGAAATAAAATGCATGAACCCAAATTACACTGAGTTTAAGTTCCCACAAATAAAAGCTCATCCATGGCATAAG ATCTTTCACAAAAGGATGCCAGCTGAAGCCGTTGATCTTGTTTCTAGGCTTCTGCAGTACTCTCCACACCTACGAAGCACAGCT TTGGAGGCGCTAATCCATCCCTTTTTCGATGAACTCCGAGATCCAAACACCCGCCTTCCGAATGGCCGATCCTTCCCCCCACTCTTCAACTTTAAACCTCACG AGCTGAAGGGAGCCCCAATGGAGATTGTAGTGAAGTTGATCCCCGAGCACGCAAGGCATCAGTGTCCCCTTTTGGGATTGTAA
- the LOC109718444 gene encoding shaggy-related protein kinase alpha-like isoform X1 — protein MASVTMGPPTVLKNADGGSIPVERLPDVMNDMKIRDDKQEVEAMVVDGNGTETGHIIVTTIGGRNGQPKQTISYMAERIVGHGSFGVVFQAKCLETGEMVAIKKVLQDKRYKNRELQTMRMLDHPNVVSLKHCFFSTTEKDELYLNLVLEYVPETVNRVIKHYNKMNQRMPLIYVKLYLYQILRALAYIHGIGVCHRDIKPQNLLVNPHTHQLKLCDFGSAKVLVKGEPNISYICSRYYRAPELIFGATEYTTAIDIWSAGCVLGELLLGQPLFPGESGVDQLVEIIKILGTPTREEIKCMNPNYTEFKFPQIKAHPWHKIFHKRMPAEAVDLVSRLLQYSPHLRSTALEALIHPFFDELRDPNTRLPNGRSFPPLFNFKPHELKGAPMEIVVKLIPEHARHQCPLLGL, from the exons ATGGCTTCTGTGACTATGGGGCCTCCAACTGTGCTAAAAAATGCCGACGGTGGGAGTATTCCAGTGGAGAGATTACCTGACGTAATGAATGACATGAAAATAAGGGATGATAAG CAGGAAGTGGAAGCAATGGTTGTTGATGGGAATGGGACGGAAACAGGCCACATTATTGTGACAACTATTGGTGGTCGAAATGGCCAACCTAAACAG ACTATAAGTTACATGGCAGAGCGCATTGTTGGGCATGGATCTTTTGGAGTTGTGTTTCAG GCAAAGTGTTTGGAGACTGGTGAAATGGTAGCAATCAAGAAGGTTCTTCAGGACAAGAGGTATAAGAATCGTGAGCTGCAAACCATGCGAATGCTCGATCACCCAAATGTGGTGTCTCTGAAGCACTGCTTCTTTTCAACCACTGAAAAGGATGAGCTTTATCTTAATTTGGTGCTCGAGTATGTGCCCGAGACAGTTAACCGTGTAATCAAGCACTACAACAAGATGAACCAGCGCATGCCATTGATATACGTGAAACTCTACCTGTATCAA ATTTTAAGAGCATTGGCTTATATTCATGGTATCGGTGTGTGCCACAGAGATATCAAACCACAAAATCTTTTG GTCAATCCTCACACACACCAGCTGAAACTATGTGATTTTGGAAGTGCAAAGGTTTTG GTGAAAGGGGAACCCAACATATCTTACATTTGCTCTAGATATTATAGAGCTCCTGAACTCATTTTCGGTGCCACAGAGTACACAACAGCTATCGACATTTGGTCTGCAGGTTGTGTTCTGGGTGAGCTGCTTTTGGGACAG CCTCTTTTTCCTGGTGAGAGTGGAGTTGATCAGCTGGTTGAAATTATTAAG ATTCTGGGTACCCCAACTAGAGAAGAAATAAAATGCATGAACCCAAATTACACTGAGTTTAAGTTCCCACAAATAAAAGCTCATCCATGGCATAAG ATCTTTCACAAAAGGATGCCAGCTGAAGCCGTTGATCTTGTTTCTAGGCTTCTGCAGTACTCTCCACACCTACGAAGCACAGCT TTGGAGGCGCTAATCCATCCCTTTTTCGATGAACTCCGAGATCCAAACACCCGCCTTCCGAATGGCCGATCCTTCCCCCCACTCTTCAACTTTAAACCTCACG AGCTGAAGGGAGCCCCAATGGAGATTGTAGTGAAGTTGATCCCCGAGCACGCAAGGCATCAGTGTCCCCTTTTGGGATTGTAA
- the LOC109718655 gene encoding boron transporter 1-like: MEETFVPLRGIKNDLRGRLMCYKQDWTGGLCTGIRILAPTTYIFFASAIPVISFGEQLERNTDGVITAVQTLASTALCGIIHSIIGGQPLLILGVAEPTVLMYTFMFNFAKDRADLGRGLFLAWTGWVCVWTAFLLFLLSILGACSIINRFTRLAGELFGLLIAMLFMQQAIKGLVDEFRIPKRENPKALEFIPSWRFANGMFALVLSFGLLLTALRSRKARSWRYGAGWLRGFIADYGVPLMILVWTGVSYIPSGSVPKGIPRRLFSPNPWSPGAYENWTVIKDMPHVPFLYILGAFIPATMIAVLYYFDHSVASQLAQQKEFNLRKPPSFHYDLLLLGFLTLLCGLVGIPPSNGVIPQSPMHTKCLATLKHQLLRNRLVATARQSMSQNSSLSQVYSNMQDAYQQMQTPLIYQEQSARGLKELKDSTIQLASSMGNIDAPVDESVFDIEKEIDDLLPVEVKEQRLSNLLQALMVGGCVGAMPFLKKIPTSVLWGYFAFMAIESLPGNQFWERILLLFTAPSRRYKVLEKYHATFVETVPFKTITWFTLFQTAYLLVCFGITWIPIAGVLFPMMIMLLVPVRQYILPKLFKGAHLTDLDAAEYEESPAIPFNLAMEVDIGMRRVESGEILDDMVTRSRGEIKHMNSPKITSSSGTPTTDLRGLSSPRFSEKAYSPRISELRQEISPQPGGRGGPISPRTGEIRPSKLGEGAASK, encoded by the exons ATGGAGGAAACGTTCGTGCCGTTGCGCGGCATCAAGAATGATCTTCGGGGTAGACTTATGTGCTACAAGCAAGATTGGACAGGCGGCCTTTGCACCGGAATCag AATCTTGGCTCCGACTACATATATTTTCTTTGCTTCGGCGATTCCGGTGATATCATTTGGAGAACAGTTGGAAAGAAATACCG ATGGGGTCATAACAGCAGTACAAACATTGGCGTCGACTGCTCTTTGCGGTATTATCCATTCGATTATAGGAGGCCAACCTCTTTTGATTCTTGGCGTGGCGGAGCCCACAGTGCTCATGTACACTTTCATGTTCAATTTTGCAAAAGATCGAGCCGATTTGGGTCGGGGCTTGTTTCTGGCTTGGACTGGTTG GGTTTGTGTGTGGACTGCATTCTTGCTCTTCCTACTGTCTATACTTGGGGCGTGCTCGATCATCAATAGATTTACTCGCCTAGCTGGCGAGTTGTTTGGCCTGCTGATTGCCATGCTCTTTATGCAACAAGCTATTAAG GGGCTTGTGGACGAGTTCCGCATACCAAAAAGAGAAAACCCCAAAGCGCTGGAATTCATTCCATCATGGAGATTTGCAAACGGGATGTTTGCTCTCGTTCTGTCATTTGGCCTTCTTCTTACTGCACTAAGAAGTAGAAAGGCTCGGTCTTGGCGCTACGGAGCTG GTTGGCTACGAGGTTTCATCGCAGACTATGGGGTGCCACTTATGATCCTTGTATGGACTGGAGTTTCCTACATTCCGTCAGGTAGCGTACCTAAAGGGATCCCTCGGCGCCTCTTCAGCCCCAACCCCTGGTCACCTGGAGCTTATGAGAACTGGACAGTTATCAAG GACATGCCCCATGTGCCGTTTCTCTACATACTTGGAGCTTTCATACCGGCCACAATGATAGCAGTTCTTTACTACTTTGATCACAGTGTAGCTTCCCAGCTTGCTCAGCAAAAGGAGTTCAATCTGAGAAAGCCTCCGTCTTTCCATTACGATTTGCTTCTTCTAGGTTTTCTG ACATTATTATGTGGACTTGTTGGAATCCCTCCATCAAACGGGGTCATTCCACAATCTCCAATGCACACGAAGTGCTTAGCTACTCTTAAGCATCAG CTTCTTCGAAATCGGTTAGTAGCTACTGCACGCCAGAGTATGAGCCAGAATTCGAGTTTGAGCCAAGTATACAGCAATATGCAAGATGCTTATCAGCAGATGCAGACCCCGTTGATCTATCAAGAACAGTCGGCCCGA GGATTGAAAGAACTTAAGGACTCGACAATTCAGTTGGCTTCGAGCATGGGAAACATCGACGCACCTGTTGATGAGTCAGTATTCGATATAGAGAAGGAGATCGATGACCTTCTCCCTGTTGAGGTTAAAGAACAGAGATTAAGTAATTTACTTCAGGCTTTGATGGTGGGAGGTTGTGTTGGCGCCATGCCTTTCCTTAAAAAGATCCCGACTTCAGTTCTTTGGGGTTACTTTGCCTTCATGGCCATTGAAAGCTTACCCGGAAACCAATTCTGGGAAAGGATTCTCCTCCTCTTCACTGCTCCAAGTAGAAGATACAA AGTTCTTGAGAAGTACCATGCGACCTTTGTGGAGACCGTGCCATTTAAGACGATCACGTGGTTTACTCTTTTCCAAACGGCTTATTTGCTTGTGTGCTTTGGAATTACGTGGATTCCTATTGCTGGGGTTCTTTTCCCGATGATGATCATGCTTCTAGTACCTGTAAGGCAGTATATTCTTCCTAAGCTCTTCAAAGGGGCTCATCTCACAGACTTGGATGCGGCAGAGTACGAAGAATCCCCAGCTATACCCTTCAACCTCGCAATG GAGGTGGACATTGGCATGAGGAGAGTAGAGAGTGGCGAAATCCTCGACGACATGGTGACAAGAAGCCGAGGTGAGATCAAGCACATGAACAGCCCGAAAATCACTAGCTCGAGCGGAACACCTACCACGGATTTAAGGGGCCTTAGCAGCCCGCGCTTCTCCGAGAAGGCGTATAGCCCACGAATAAGTGAGCTGAGGCAGGAGATCAGCCCACAGCCCGGTGGAAGGGGAGGACCCATTAGCCCCCGAACAGGAGAGATTCGACCATCGAAGTTGGGAGAAGGAGCTGCTTCGAAGTAG